In Phycisphaerae bacterium RAS2, the DNA window GATCCGACCAATTCCAACATCATCGTGCTTGGAGGCGGGCCCGATGCCTGGCGCAGCACGAACGGCGGCAGCAGCCTCACGCGCATCAGCCAATGGGCCAGCGCGCCGCTTTCCGCACACGCCGATCATCACGTCATCGTCGAGCATCCGGGCTTCAACGGCACGTCCAACCGCACCGTCTATTTCGGAAACGACGGCGGCATCTATCGCACCGACAACGTCCACACCGTCGCAGGAACGACCGGCTGGATCGCCCTCAACAACAACCTCGCCATCACCCAGTTCTACGGCGGCGCGGTCAACAACAGCACCGGCGTCCTCGTCGGCGGCACGCAGGACAACGGCACACTCCGAACGGCCGGCTCCTTCAACTGGACCGCCATGTTCGGCGGCGACGGCGGCTATTGCGCGGCCGATCAGAACGACGCCAATTACTTCTACGGCGAATACGTGTATCTGCGCATCCACCGAAGCACGAACGCCGGGGTTTCGTCCAGCTCGATCTATGCAAGCGGGCCGAATCCGCTCACCGACGCCAGCAGCGGCGCGGCCAACTTCATCGCGCCGTTTGTCCTCGACCCGAACAATTCGGATCGCCTGCTCGGCGGCGCGGCCAACCTCTGGCGGTCCAACAATGTGAAAAACTCCCCGCCCCACTGGTTCATCATCAAGCCGTCTATCAGCAGCAACGTCTCCGCGATCGCCATCGCCGCGGGCAATTCCGATCTTGTCTGGGTCGGGCACAACAACGGAAACGTCTACAAGACCACCAACGGAACCGACGCAAACCCCACCTGGACACGCGTCGATACGAACACGCCCAACCTGCCCAACCGCACCTGCAAGCGCATCGCCATCGACCCTTCGAACCACGACCGCGTCTACGTCGGCTTCTCCGGTTACGAGGCCGACAACCTGTGGAAGACGACCGACGGCGGCACGAACTGGACCAAAATCACCGGCCCCGGCCAGCCCGGCGACCCGCAAACGCTTCCGCGCGCCCCGGTTGATACGGTTGTCCTGCATCCCGCCCTGCTCGGATGGCTCTACGTCGGCACCGACATCGGCGTGTTCGCCTCCACCGATTACGGCGAGACCTGGTCCAGCTCCAACGACGGGCCGGCCAACGTCGCCGTCGACGAGCTGGTGTTCAAGGGAAGCAACACGCTCATTGCCATCACCCACGGCCGCGGCATGTTTTCCGCCACGATCGACCCCGCCGGCGTTGACTGCAACGGCAACATGGTGGAAGACATCACCGAACTGGACGGCAACGACTGCAACGGCAACCAGTTGCTTGATGTTTGCGAACTGACCGCCAACCCCGCGCTCGACTGCAACGCCAACAACACGTTGGACGCCTGCGAGCTGGCCGGCAACGACTGCAACAACAACTCCGTGCTCGACACCTGTGAGCTGATCGATCACCCCGAGCGCGACTGCAACAACAACAGCATCGTGGACACGTGCGAGCCGGGCGGCACGGATTGCAATGTCAACGGCGTGGTCGATCTCTGCGAGATCGCCGGGCAGGATTGCAACGCCAACAACGTCATCGACTCGTGCGACCTGGCCGCCGGCGTCATCGCCGCCGAAGACTGCCCGCAGGCCATGCGCGTCCTGCCCGGTGTGACGTACACCGGATCGACGATCGGCGCTGCCAGCAATGGTGAGGACACCTGCAACCCGAAAGGGGCGACGCCGCCCGACCTCTGGTTCCGCTACGACCCCGCCTCCAACGGCGAAGCCACGATTTCGCTTTGCGGTAGTACCTACGACAGCATCATGTCCGTTCACGACGGCTGCCCCGGAACGACGGTGAACGAACTCGTGTGCGACGACGACTTCTGCGGCGGCGGCTCCGGGTCGCAGGTCACGCTGAACGTGTCGGCCGGTTCGACTTACTGGGTCCGCGTCACGGGCTGGAGCACGTCGGCCGGGGAGTTTGAGCTGCGCATCACAGGCCCCAGTGCGTTCGGCGATCATGACTGCAACGCAAATGGCATCCTCGATGCGTGCGAACCGGAACTCGTCGGTCCCGCAATCACGCAGCAGCCGCAAGGCATCGCCGCATGCGAAGGAGACTCGGTCGAGTTCAGCGTGACGGCGATCGGCATGGCCCCGTTGTCTTACAAGTGGCGCAAGGGCGGCGTGAACATTCCCGGCGAGCACGCTCCCACGCTTGCTCTCAACTCCGTGACCGCCGCCGACGCCGGTGACTACGACGTGGAGATCACCAACCCGTGCGGAAGTCTTATCAGTGTGTCCGCGACGTTCGAATTGCTCACACCCGTGACCGTCGATGTTGCGCCGGATCAGTCGCTTGCATGCGCCGGCGCAAGTGTGCAACTCGTCGCCAGCGCGGCCGGCGACGGGCCACTCACACACCAATGGCGCCGCAATGGCCAATCGATTGAGAATGGCGGCAACATCTCCGGGGCCGATACCGACACCTTGACCATCAATCCCGCAACAGCTGGTGATACGGCCGCCGATTACGAATGCGTCGTCACCGGAGCGTGCGGCGCAGTGACAAGCGCCGTCGTTCAAGTCTCCGTCTTCGCAACCGGCAGCGGTGACATCGATGGCGACAATTCGGTTACCGGATTGGACATCGCGGCGTTTGTGCAACTGCTATTGGGAGACGGTGAACCTGGCGTGGCATATTGTGCCGGCGATATGACCGGCGACGGACTGGTTACCGAGGCGGATATCCCGCTCTTCGTAGGCCTCTTGTTGCCCTAGCAAATCAAGCGGGCAACGCGTCGATCGCGCCAGGCCCTATATGCGGAACAGTCTGTATAGGGCAAAGCGGTGATAATGTGTGACAGGGCACTCGTCTGCGCGGGGTGTTCACTGGCATACACCGACATAGGTAATCTCCCCATCCCCTCTGTGTGACAGTACCCAACCACCCAAGCTTGTGCCGCAAATCCGTCTCGACTTGCCAAGAAACATGGTTTGACTCGATTGACAGCGATGTCCGAAATCAATTAAGATGGCTGGGTAAGTGGAGCGGAGAATTACACAGCGTGATCGGTCAGACTCAATGTCGCCGGTCAGCCGCACGGGAACTGGTTCTGACTTTGAGGGGTACATTGATAATGCGTCTTCGCAACTGGGCAGCATCCGCCGTACTCGTCCTGGCAATGGCAATTGAGGCGAACGCCTCGTTGCTCGGGCTGACGTTCCTTCCGCCGCCGGACATCACGGTCGGTTTCATCGACGTGGACTACAACGCCGGCAGCCAGACGTTCTCGGCGCAGGGCTTCGCGCAGCAGATGGACGACGGCGTCTTGCCGAACAATGCCATCTCTGCTCCGGGCTACAACTTCATCCTGAACGCGTTAGTCGACAACGCCGGCGTGCTGACACCGGGCGGATCGTTTTCGGTCACCGGCAACGTCACGCTTAGCGGCACGCCGTACGGCCTCGTGAACCCGCTGCTCACCGGCACGGTCGCGGCCTTCGGCTTCGGCGACACGCCCGCGAGCTACGACATTCTCGAAATCGTGATTCAACTGACCGGCGGCGATCTCGCCATCCCCGGTTACTACGGCGTGCCGGGCACGCTGATCGGTCTGGACTTCGACGCCAACTACGGCGGCGCGTTCAGCGGGTCGTTCGCCGCGAGTTTCGACAACACCGGCGGCTTCGGCCCCGGATTTGGCAACGGCCAATGCGACATTAAGCCGATTCCCGAGCCGACAGCGCTCGCCCTCTTCGGGCTGGCAGCGCTGGCTCTGGTTCGACGACGATCTCCCGCGAACTGAACAGAGAGCTTGGAGTTGAACCCACCGCGGACCATGCACGCCGCGTCGGGCATCCGGCCGGAGACGACGGGCCTGGGCACACGTTGATTTGAGTCGAATCATCGGTACGGGGCTGCACCCCTGGGCGCGGTCGGTCCACCTCCACACTCAAACAAGACAAGGACAAAAAACACATGCGTATTCGAAAAAGCACGACGGTCGGTTCGGCGCTGCTCGGCGCCTTTTACACAAGTGCCTGTTTGGCGGCTCTGCTCGGCATCTCGCTGATCGGCTCGTTTCCTTCCCTGAACTACGTATCGACCGGGCCGACGTCGACCTCGTATTTCTCCGCCAGCCAGAACTTCCGCGTCGTCTCGACGCCCATCGCCATCCGCTTCTCGGCGTCCACTCCCCCGCGGCTGGTCAACCCCACCGGCGCGCCGCCGGTGGAGACGCTCTCGATCTCGATTCAGGTCGACAACCTCGGTGCGCTTGCCAGCGGCATTCCCGGCGATGATCTCATCGTTCAGGGTGAAGTTGACGCCGACGGAAACGGTTCCGTCGATTACGCCGGCATCCTGTTGACCGGCGAAGTCCTCGGCTTCGGCCACCAGGACACCGGCACGGCCGCCGATGAATTCGACTTCCGCTTCAAGGTCACCGGTGGCGTCCTTGCCCCGCTCTTTTTCGTCAACAAGGACATCGGTGTGACGCTCACCTCCGAGCAGTCCAACTTCGTCGGCTCCTTCGGACAGGACTTCAACGGCCAGGCCAAGGGCCTGCTCGCTCCGATTCCGCGGACGAATCAGCCGCCCTTCTGCTCCGCCAACGGCCCCTACGATGTCGAATGCGCCGGCGGCGTCACGACCGTCCAGCTCGACGCGTCGCAGTCCGACGATCCCGACGCCGACCAACTGACCTACTCGTGGTCCACCGACTGCCCCAACGCTGTCATCAGCGACCCGACGGCCGTCAACCCGACGCTCACGATCACCACACAAAGCACCTGCAACTTCTCGTGCACCGTTTTCCTCTCGGTGAGCGACGGCGTCTCGCCGCCCACGACCTGCGAAGCCCAGGTCACGGTGACCGACTCGAACGCTCCGACGCTCGAGATCCCCGGAAACATCAATCTTGCTTGCGACGAGCCGACACTCCCGGCCCACACCGGCCAGGCGACGGCCCACGACGATTGCGACCCTGCTCCGAGCGTCACCTACGTCGATAACGAAATCGCGGGCGAATGCGCCGGCGATCGCGTGATCGAGCGAACCTGGACCGCCGCCGACGGCTGCGGCAACAGCGTCTCGAACATGCAGACCATCACCATCACCGATGAAGAAGCCCCGACGTTCCTCACCTGCCCGGGCCAGAAGGTTGTCAACTGCGGCCAGAGCACGGATCCGAGCGTCACCGGCATGCCGACCATCGCGGACAATTGCGATGCTGCGCCGGAACTGACCTACGACGACGAGCCGGCACAGGGCACTTGTCCAGCGCTGGCCATGATCACTCGTACCTGGACCGCGACGGACGCCTGCGGCAACTACTCGGAATGCGAGCAGCTGATCGTCATCCTGAATGCCACGGCGCCGACGCTGACCTGTCCGCCGAACGTCACGCTCCAGTGCGGTCAATCCACCTCGCCCAACCATACGGGGCGGGCCACGGCCTACGATGCCTGTGACCCCAACCCGGCTGTGACGTACTGCGATTACGTGTCGGGCAATTGTCCGAAGGTGATCAACCGCGTCTGGCGGGCGACCGACAGTTGCGGCATGTCCACCACGTGTACGCAGCGCATCACGATCGTGGACAACACACCCCCGACGATTACGTGCCCGCCGGACATCACCGTGACCTGCGGCCAAAGCACCAATCCGTGCGTCACGGGCTACGCGACAGACAACGACAACTGTGACCCCTGCCCGACGCTGTCGTACTGCGACTCGTCGAACAGCTGCGGCTGCCCGCGGGTCATCACGCGAACCTGGAAGAGCCGCGACCGCTGCGGAAATCAGGTCACCTGCACGCAGCGCATCACGGTCATTTCAGCCGGCCCCTGTCCGCGCACACCGGGCTACTGGAAGAACCATCTGAATGACTGGCCGGTCAATTCGTTGCAGGTCGGTTGCGTGACGTACAACAAGACGCAACTGAAGAACCTGCTGTCGAACAAGACGCCCAACGGCACGCAGGCCGCGAACGACGCTTCGACCAACCTGGCGAAGTTCGTCATCGCGACGCAGTTCAACCTGCTGGACGGGTCGCAGCCGGGGAACATCGCTTCGGTGGTGGCGACTGCCAACCAGAAGCTTTGCCAGTATCCGCCGGGTTGCAACACGTCGGGGTCGATCAAGAACCAGTTGCTGGCTCTCAAGGATCAACTGGATGCCTACTGCAACAGCAACCCGCCGGGCTGCTACGGCGACTAGGCAACCTGCGGTGCCAACGCACCGGCACGACAACGTGACTTGAGCATACGGGGCGGCCGCCTAACCAGCGCGTCGCCCCGTCTCTTTTTTACCATCCCGTCTCTTTTTTACTGTCGAGGCTGTGCATGAAACCCCCTCTCCCCTTTGGGGCTTTGCACAAATAAGCCGTCCTGCACAAAAAGTCGGACGGCTGCACAAAAAGTCGATGGTTGCGTAAAAACGAAGAAGCCGTCGATGGCAGACTCGACGGCTTCTAAACCGCGCCCGCGCAAAGCCTGTGAATTGCACCTTAGCGCCAAAATAATATTGTTCGTAAACTAATGAAGAGTATAATATTATCGTTCACGAGGAATATTTAATGGAATAAATCGGTTGCAAAACTCCAAGCCCGTGGTAATGTCTGGTGGCCATTGCAGCACAGTACAGAAGGAGATGTTCATGCTCAGTACACCAGCGTTTCAACAGAGATGGCCGATTTTGGTTGCCGTGATCTTAAAGGCGTGGGCCGATTACCGCCACGAAGTTTCAGAGCGCGCCCGGAGATGGGTTCACGCACGGACACGCGCAGGCTTCGTTCGCGATGCTGCCGTTCATAGAATCCGAAAGAAGTGGGATCATGACAAGGGTATTAGGTTCATTGATCGCCGAGGAATGTTCCTGGTGGTGATTGAAAATGAAGCGCTGGTGAGACTGAAGAAGCTCGGCAAAAATCGCAGGCCGAGCGCAATCAAGACGGCCCAGCACTGGGAGTATTTTTCGGAATCACTCTTTGGATTCCCGCTTTACCTGACGAGATTGGTTGTGGGTTACGAGTTGAACCGCGAACAGACCGAAGTATTAAGAATCTGGGTTCAAGAGTACGAGGGTGAGAATGTAGTTGAAGCAACTTGCATCTACGATAGAAATGCAGATGATTCCACTGGCGGCATGCTGACATCGCCCCCCAGTCCGTTTGGCGGACCTAACGAGCCCGGAACCCGCAAGACGGTGGTGCGGCCCAGAGATGGAAAGGCGGCAGAAGATGGAGATGCAGTTTAATCCTGACATGCTGACGCTTGCGCGGGAGGCGCGTGGCTTATCGCAAACAGAACTAGCCGAAGACATTGGAATTACGCAGGGCAAGCTCTCAAAGTATGAAAGCGGCTTGCTCGCCGTATCTCGCGAAGATTTGCAGGATTTGTGCCGCGTCTTGAATTTCCCAGAATCGTTTTTTCGCCAGCCCGACCGGCTGACAGGGTGTGGATCAGTTTGCAATTTTTTCCGCAAGCGCCAGAGCATGGGGATTCGGCAGCTACGCAAAATTCAGGCCGAAACAAATCTGCTCAGGCTGCAATTCAAGCAGTTAATGTACCGCGCAGAAATAGACTCTCCGCTAAAACTGCACAGGATGGATATTGCCGACTACGACGGCGGTGCAGAGCAGATTGCACAGCTTGTCCGAGCCAGTTGGAACATGCCGCTTGGTCCTATTGCAAATCTAACTGAGGCTGTCGAAACGGTTGGCGGTGTCGTATTCCAGTGTGATTTTGGAACCAATAAAGTTGATGCGATCAGCAACTGGTCGAGCGGCATGCCGCCGCTGTTCTTTGTCAATGCAACTGCTCCAGCGGATCGAAAACGATACAGCCTGTGTCACGAAATCGGCCACCTGATCATGCACTATGTTCCGACCAACAACCAAGAAGCTGAAGCCGATAGATTCGCGAGCGAGTTTTTGATGCCCGCACGCGAGATTGCATCCGAACTGCACGACTTAACCATTCCTCGGCTTGCGGCCCTGAAGCAATATTGGAAAGTGTCGATGGCGGCGCTGATCAGGCGGGCTTATGACTTGGAGAAGATTTCAGAGCGCAGCTATCGACATTTGTTTACGAAATTGAGCGCGCTCGGTTACAGAAAAAGCGAACCCTCTCCCCTTCCCGAGGAAAAGCCGAGGCTGGTTTCAGATATCTTGCAGATGTACAAGAGTTACCACGGATACAGCAATCGAGAATTGGCGGCACTCGTCCATTTGACAGAGAACGAGTTTGTCCAGCGGTTCAAATTAGATGGCGCATCCAGCGGGACTACGCGCCCCCCATTGAAGCTGAAAATGGCTTGACTGAGTTTAAGACGGAAATGGTACGGAGATTCCGCGCGCCCAAATTATTGGTCCTTGTCTTTTTTTGGACGATCCCAATTTGGACTTTTGCACTTGGGACACACGCGAGGCTTTTCAGCTTCACGGGGAAGCCATTCATGTCCGCATCGGCATCGACAACCCGTAAGTTGCACCATCCCTATTGGCTTTTTCATATACTCCCTTTCAGTAATTACCAAAAATATATACCAAAAGTATTGACTTGTCAATCCCTTCTCGTATATACTATTAGTATATACATTCGGGAGAGACGACATGGCCGAAATCACCAACGAACGCGAAATCCGGGGAATGCGGATAGCCGCTTTGTTCACGCTGACCCGCAAGGGCAACGGGGCTTGGCGCGTCCCGGCACAGACCACGGGCATGAAGCCATACACGGTCAAGGTCGGGGACAAGCCGACGTGCTCCTGCCCGGATCATGGCAACGGCCACAAGTGCAAACACATCTTCGCGGTCGAATATGTGATGCTGCGTGAAAAGAACGGGGACGGGACGGAAACCGTGACCGAGCAAGTGACCATCAAAGAGCAAATCACGCGCCCGACCTATCCGCAGAATTGGGCCGCGTACAATGCCGCGCAGACGAATGAAAAGGATAAGTTTCTGGAATTGCTCCACAACCTGTGCGCCGGCATTCAGGAGCCAATTCAGGAAAATAAAACCGGACGCCCCCGACTCCGCCTGTCCGATGCGATGTTCGCGGTCTGCTACAAAATATACAGCACCGTGTCCGGACGGCGCTTTATGAGCGACCTACGCGACGCGCAAGCTAAAGGATTCATCGAAAAGACCCCGCACTTCAACAGCATCTTCAATTATCTCGAAAACCCCAACCTTACCGGGATTCTCCACAAGATGATTATTGAAACGAGTCTGCCGCTGAAAGCCATTGAGCAGGACTTCGCTTGCGATGCGTCCGGCTTTACGACTTCGCGGTTTATCCGTTGGTACGATCACCGATATGGCCGGATCACCGAAAAGCATGAATGGGTCAAGGTCCATCTTATGTGCGGTGTTAAAACGAACGTCGTCACCGCTGTTGAAATCGCTGGGAAAGACGCGAGTTCCACGCCGATGCTGC includes these proteins:
- a CDS encoding Helix-turn-helix domain protein — its product is MEMQFNPDMLTLAREARGLSQTELAEDIGITQGKLSKYESGLLAVSREDLQDLCRVLNFPESFFRQPDRLTGCGSVCNFFRKRQSMGIRQLRKIQAETNLLRLQFKQLMYRAEIDSPLKLHRMDIADYDGGAEQIAQLVRASWNMPLGPIANLTEAVETVGGVVFQCDFGTNKVDAISNWSSGMPPLFFVNATAPADRKRYSLCHEIGHLIMHYVPTNNQEAEADRFASEFLMPAREIASELHDLTIPRLAALKQYWKVSMAALIRRAYDLEKISERSYRHLFTKLSALGYRKSEPSPLPEEKPRLVSDILQMYKSYHGYSNRELAALVHLTENEFVQRFKLDGASSGTTRPPLKLKMA
- a CDS encoding Transposase DDE domain protein; this translates as MAEITNEREIRGMRIAALFTLTRKGNGAWRVPAQTTGMKPYTVKVGDKPTCSCPDHGNGHKCKHIFAVEYVMLREKNGDGTETVTEQVTIKEQITRPTYPQNWAAYNAAQTNEKDKFLELLHNLCAGIQEPIQENKTGRPRLRLSDAMFAVCYKIYSTVSGRRFMSDLRDAQAKGFIEKTPHFNSIFNYLENPNLTGILHKMIIETSLPLKAIEQDFACDASGFTTSRFIRWYDHRYGRITEKHEWVKVHLMCGVKTNVVTAVEIAGKDASSTPMLPDLLKTTAKNFKPREVSGDKEFGSLRNYDAIEAVGATPFIPFKSIHTGKGGGLWAKMYHFFQYHRDEFLAHYHKRSNVESTFSMIKAKFRDHIRSKTDVAMMNEVLCKIVCHNICVLIQEMFELGIEPTFWAEKSPAQISA
- a CDS encoding Immunoglobulin I-set domain protein — translated: MMNRPVASRLVLLLTLAPALLTGCAALRAPSADPSGPAADDARLAAADSVAPANPTGQALPLRIPRVKKVAGERPDHPGEAMAFRYRERLSENGRIPPNALLRAVEDKRRSLAGAPRNAGIDSMSWTELGPGNIGGRIRSILIHPTTPATMWVGGVAGGVWKTTNAGAHWDFMDDFLPSLPIGCMALDPTNPDVLYAGTGEGFGNIDSLPGAGILKSVDGGVTWAQIPSTIPTDPDPTQDPWGYVNRIAISPASNQIMLVATKQRIFRTTNGGTSWTEVFPDRTNDVRFHPTDGNRAVAGTNAGTAIYSTDGGVTWQTAQGITSGGGRVEVAYARSSPSTIYASVNRSSGEVWRSTNGGQSYTLRNTGTNYLGNQGWYDNAVWVDPTNSNIIVLGGGPDAWRSTNGGSSLTRISQWASAPLSAHADHHVIVEHPGFNGTSNRTVYFGNDGGIYRTDNVHTVAGTTGWIALNNNLAITQFYGGAVNNSTGVLVGGTQDNGTLRTAGSFNWTAMFGGDGGYCAADQNDANYFYGEYVYLRIHRSTNAGVSSSSIYASGPNPLTDASSGAANFIAPFVLDPNNSDRLLGGAANLWRSNNVKNSPPHWFIIKPSISSNVSAIAIAAGNSDLVWVGHNNGNVYKTTNGTDANPTWTRVDTNTPNLPNRTCKRIAIDPSNHDRVYVGFSGYEADNLWKTTDGGTNWTKITGPGQPGDPQTLPRAPVDTVVLHPALLGWLYVGTDIGVFASTDYGETWSSSNDGPANVAVDELVFKGSNTLIAITHGRGMFSATIDPAGVDCNGNMVEDITELDGNDCNGNQLLDVCELTANPALDCNANNTLDACELAGNDCNNNSVLDTCELIDHPERDCNNNSIVDTCEPGGTDCNVNGVVDLCEIAGQDCNANNVIDSCDLAAGVIAAEDCPQAMRVLPGVTYTGSTIGAASNGEDTCNPKGATPPDLWFRYDPASNGEATISLCGSTYDSIMSVHDGCPGTTVNELVCDDDFCGGGSGSQVTLNVSAGSTYWVRVTGWSTSAGEFELRITGPSAFGDHDCNANGILDACEPELVGPAITQQPQGIAACEGDSVEFSVTAIGMAPLSYKWRKGGVNIPGEHAPTLALNSVTAADAGDYDVEITNPCGSLISVSATFELLTPVTVDVAPDQSLACAGASVQLVASAAGDGPLTHQWRRNGQSIENGGNISGADTDTLTINPATAGDTAADYECVVTGACGAVTSAVVQVSVFATGSGDIDGDNSVTGLDIAAFVQLLLGDGEPGVAYCAGDMTGDGLVTEADIPLFVGLLLP